The Astyanax mexicanus isolate ESR-SI-001 chromosome 12, AstMex3_surface, whole genome shotgun sequence genome window below encodes:
- the gpr61 gene encoding G-protein coupled receptor 61: protein MDPTASPSPLWNLSLASQRQPNTTQTNGSGMILPGDGAELQMLALCSMVLMDVLAVVGNLAIMAVIARTQRLHKFVFVFHLCLVDLLAALVLMPLGMLTKKAFFNEAVCQAYLSLSVGLISAAILTISAINVERYYYVVHPMRYEVKMTVGLVVSVLIGIWIKAMLMSALPLLGWTLQKDEPRCCSLHLMNRGSHRLVFMILFTLIYFLCPVLIILVVYCNMFKVARVAALQQGPVPTWVETPRPRSESLSSRSSTAASLGGTRNTPQRIFGGGKAAVVLVAVGGQFLVCWLPYFSFHLYSAIISSSPSALAQVEDLVTWIGYLCFTSNPIFYGCLNRQIREELARNMACIFKWWRPHEEEQLPSREASIEENFLQFLQGTGCNLGPRNSHSTSVPHHEDDETLSAHRGPSADFHIPGQVIEETSEFIEQQQLNDLKISDNCIIKAKPELQG from the coding sequence ATGGATCCCACTGCCTCCCCCAGCCCTCTGTGGAACCTGTCGCTCGCCAGCCAGAGGCAGCCCAACACCACCCAGACCAATGGCTCAGGAATGATTCTACCCGGTGATGGTGCTGAGCTCCAGATGCTGGCTCTGTGCTCGATGGTCCTGATGGACGTTCTGGCAGTGGTGGGCAACTTGGCCATTATGGCGGTCATTGCCAGGACGCAGCGCCTTCACAAATTTGTATTCGTCTTCCACCTGTGCCTGGTGGATCTTCTGGCTGCTCTGGTCTTAATGCCTTTGGGGATGCTAACCAAGAAAGCCTTCTTTAATGAAGCCGTCTGCCAGGCGTACCTCAGTCTGAGCGTGGGGCTCATCAGTGCCGCCATCCTCACCATCTCGGCCATCAACGTGGAGCGATACTACTACGTGGTGCATCCCATGCGCTACGAGGTTAAAATGACCGTGGGACTGGTGGTCTCGGTTCTCATAGGCATATGGATCAAGGCTATGCTCATGTCTGCTCTTCCCTTGCTTGGATGGACGTTGCAGAAGGACGAACCACGATGCTGCTCTTTGCATCTGATGAATCGAGGGTCTCACCGCTTAGTGTTTATGATCCTCTTCACGCTCATCTACTTCCTGTGTCCAGTCCTCATTATCTTAGTGGTGTACTGTAACATGTTCAAGGTGGCCAGGGTGGCAGCACTGCAGCAAGGTCCTGTACCTACCTGGGTAGAAACTCCACGGCCGCGCTCGGAGTCTCTGAGCAGCCGCTCCAGCACTGCAGCTAGTCTCGGAGGGACAAGGAACACACCCCAACGGATTTTCGGTGGGGGCAAGGCCGCCGTTGTGTTGGTGGCCGTAGGGGGTCAGTTCTTAGTCTGTTGGCTCCCATACTTCTCTTTCCACCTGTACTCCGCCATCATATCCTCGTCACCCAGCGCCCTGGCTCAAGTAGAAGATCTGGTCACTTGGATTGGCTATTTATGCTTCACTTCCAACCCCATTTTTTACGGTTGCTTGAACCGACAGATCAGGGAGGAACTGGCGAGGAACATGGCCTGCATCTTCAAGTGGTGGCGGCCACACGAGGAGGAGCAGCTTCCCAGTAGGGAGGCTTCAATTGAAGAGAATTTCCTGCAGTTCCTGCAAGGAACAGGCTGCAACCTCGGGCCCAGAAACTCCCACAGCACGTCTGTCCCCCATCACGAGGATGACGAGACCCTCTCGGCCCATCGCGGGCCTTCAGCTGACTTCCACATTCCCGGGCAGGTCATAGAAGAGACGTCAGAGTTCATTGAGCAGCAGCAGCTAAACGACCTCAAAATATCGGACAACTGTATCATCAAAGCGAAACCTGAGCTGCAGGGTTAA